In Caldisalinibacter kiritimatiensis, the sequence TATGCTCAATATCCTTCAATTATAGTTAAAAACAATGGCAAAATTCAAAATATTTATTTGACATTCACTTTTAGTTAATATATAATGTTTATCTCTTCTGTAATTATGTTACAATTTAATACTCTCATTTACAAAGGAGGTCAAAAATGATTGAAGTTGAATCCTTAAATAAAACCTTCAAAGTTTCTAAAAGAAATGCTGGGGTTTTTGCTGCGGTAAAGTCTTTGTTTAATCCTAAATATACAACCGTTAGAGCCCTAGAAGATGTTTCTTTTAAAATTGATGAAGGTGAAATTGTTGGTTACATAGGACCTAATGGTGCTGGCAAGTCCACTACCATTAAGATTATAAGCGGTATTTTAGTTCCCGATAGTGGAAAATGTAACATACTTGGACTAACTCCTTGGAAGAACAGAATAAATCACGTTAAAAATATAGGAGTTGTATTTGGTCAACGGTCTCAACTTTGGTGGGATGTTCCAGTCATTGATTCTTTTCATTTACTTAAGGATATTTATAAAATTCCTACTAAAGTTTTTAAAGACAATTTAGATTTATTAACATCTACTTTAGATATATCTTCTATACTTACAACTCCCGTTAGACAACTTAGTCTAGGTCAACAAATGAGATGCGAAATAGCAGCTTCTCTACTACACAATCCAAAGATTTTATTTTTAGATGAACCTACCATAGGACTAGATGCAGTTTCCAAAATAGCAGTCCGTAATTTTATAAAAAATATAAACAAAGAAAAAAATGTTACTGTCATTTTAACTACCCATGACATGAGTGATATTGAAGCACTAGCTGATAGAATCATACTCATAGGCAAAGGTAGAATCTTACTCGACGGTTCCCTAACAGAGCTAAAAAATAGGTTTGCAACTCACAAAACCCTAACTGTAGATTTTAAGGAAAATACAGAAGATATAAACATCGAAGGTACAACTATTCTATCAAAATCAACGGAAAGACTAACTCTATCTGTTGATTTAGATAAGATAAAGGCTTCAGAGGTTATAAGCTCTTTATCTAAAGAATTAGAAAATATTGATTTAAGTGTAGACAGCAGACCCATTGAAGAAATTATAGTTGAATTATATAAGGAGTATCAAATATGAAAGCTTATTACTCTTTATTTAAAATGAGATTACTTAAGGGGCTACAGTATAAGGTTGCTGCATATGCAGGAGTGTTAACTCAATTCTTTTGGGGTTTTATGTATATAATGATATTTCAAGCCTTTTATAATAGTACTAAAATACCACAGCCCATATCCTTTAGAGAATTGGTTCAAGTTGTATGGTTGCAACAAAGTTTTTTAATGTTTATTATGCTTTGGATTAGGGACAATGAGCTTATTAATCATATAATAAAGGGTAATATAGCCTATGAGCTTTGTCGTCCAACTGACCTTTATTGTTTTTGGTATGCAAAGCTTATAGCTCAAAGACTATCAGGTGCAATCCTTAGATGTATACCAATAATATTTGTAGCATTTTTATTGCCCTCACCATATAATTTTTCTTTACCACCTGATTTTATTTCGTTCATTCTATTTCTAATAACCTTGATATTAGGATTAATACTAATTGTAGCAATTTCTATGCTATTATATATTTCAATGTTTTATACCTTATCTCCAACAGGCTCATTTTTAGTTTTTGCAGTTTTTGGAGAGTTTTTTTCAGGTATGTTAATTCCAGTTCCTTTAATGCCAGATACACTAAAGAAAATCGTATATATTTTACCCTTTAGATATACCTCTGACCTCCCCTTTAGGATATATGCTGGTAATATAGGTATAACAGAAGCTTTAATAAGTATAGGTGTACAGATACTTTGGATATCTTTATTAGTTATTCTAGGTAAACTATGGATGAACAAGGCTTTAAAAAGAATTGTAGTTCAAGGGGGCTAATGTATGAAATTATACCTTAAATATATGTCTATACTCTTTAAAAGTGAAATGGAATATAGAACATCATTTATTCTGCTTTCTGTTGGACAATTTT encodes:
- a CDS encoding ABC transporter permease, which gives rise to MKAYYSLFKMRLLKGLQYKVAAYAGVLTQFFWGFMYIMIFQAFYNSTKIPQPISFRELVQVVWLQQSFLMFIMLWIRDNELINHIIKGNIAYELCRPTDLYCFWYAKLIAQRLSGAILRCIPIIFVAFLLPSPYNFSLPPDFISFILFLITLILGLILIVAISMLLYISMFYTLSPTGSFLVFAVFGEFFSGMLIPVPLMPDTLKKIVYILPFRYTSDLPFRIYAGNIGITEALISIGVQILWISLLVILGKLWMNKALKRIVVQGG
- a CDS encoding ABC transporter ATP-binding protein, whose product is MIEVESLNKTFKVSKRNAGVFAAVKSLFNPKYTTVRALEDVSFKIDEGEIVGYIGPNGAGKSTTIKIISGILVPDSGKCNILGLTPWKNRINHVKNIGVVFGQRSQLWWDVPVIDSFHLLKDIYKIPTKVFKDNLDLLTSTLDISSILTTPVRQLSLGQQMRCEIAASLLHNPKILFLDEPTIGLDAVSKIAVRNFIKNINKEKNVTVILTTHDMSDIEALADRIILIGKGRILLDGSLTELKNRFATHKTLTVDFKENTEDINIEGTTILSKSTERLTLSVDLDKIKASEVISSLSKELENIDLSVDSRPIEEIIVELYKEYQI